A region of Lycium barbarum isolate Lr01 chromosome 1, ASM1917538v2, whole genome shotgun sequence DNA encodes the following proteins:
- the LOC132629124 gene encoding uncharacterized protein LOC132629124 isoform X1 encodes MLGDINSYQYNEGSFTPLRYNMFYPGRGKCQKRKRDGSIPLQVVHEVPWKLWTWWNEMDVLEHTKIFKHMGFLTNIMKIDPRRDVIDALLSFWDPTKNVFRFSDFELTPTLEEIAGYTGLGENLHRQKLAAPRLISVNSFLTKMNIAKRKEDEKKKGKEEFLDEGWESLDKGWVSLEFLYERYGRRDGFERLGKRLSNKGNFEIWKDHSRFTFMVAFLGIMVFPRRGQKINIRLAGIVDVLTTKKDHTIVPMILADIYRALTVCQKGKGYFEGCNILLQMWIVEHIFRPRHVARFVHDRSDYISSYETRVKDYKQPDGVEAWIGEFRSLMSDKITWNFPWFPWREVIHTSTHRPFLLLMGIRGVQPYVPLRVLRQLGRRQIIPVVEDMTNFVFEVRPEIPLPEGLVVEIWNGCRVMTFDTMVTERHSGEVHPGYPIWLENQPVVKVQPKRSAKGPVDYEAEMDIKIAMAMKEHHAANLLLQADLERARASLAQQQMEYEEKIRQARLEVGSDYQSTLQTIHTDLEHARAIIQQRDVEIAEERAKTAALQGKLQLATIRGSQIAERAKIIRQGLQERLSILEEDMHQQQNEFERKEEQFKKEKAEWLRSQDKLHEKLEEAKRNLARQNIGSDMSQLIQEREMLQEKLESVTVREKKAREEAAARELRIKELEYKCGTVRGRVRGMAIRSSQAGLEYERLGYEQFHSQIPTFVNHLTRALQGLYKDMGGQLNQSHHEGDKE; translated from the coding sequence GTACAACATGTTTTATCCGGGCCGTGGGAAGTGTCAAAAGAGGAAGCGAGATGGGAGTATACCACTTCAGGTTGTTCATGAGGTCCCTTGGAAACTTTGGACATGGTGGAATGAAATGGATGTGCTAGAACACACAAAGATCTTTAAGCATATGGGGTTCTTGACCAACATTATGAAAATCGACCCTAGGAGGGACGTGATTGATGCTTTGCTATCCTTTTGGGACCCTACAAAGAATGTGTTCCGATTTTCAGACTTCGAGCTGACCCCTACCTTAGAGGAAATTGCTGGCTATACCGGACTTGGTGAGAACCTACACCGCCAAAAACTTGCAGCCCCAAGACTTATTTCTGTGAACAGTTTCCTCACAAAAATGAACATCGCTAAGCGCAAAGAGGATGAGAAGAAAAAGGGCAAGGAAGAATTTCTGGATGAGGGTTGGGAATCCCTGGACAAAGGATGGGTTTCTTTAGAATTCTTGTATGAGAGGTACGGGAGAAGAGACGGGTTTGAGAGGTTGGGAAAGAGGCTCAGTAATAAAGGaaattttgaaatttggaaaGACCACAGTCGTTTTACCTTCATGGTGGCATTTTTAGGAATAATGGTCTTCCCAAGACGGGGGCAGAAAATCAACATCCGTTTAGCCGGGATAGTAGACGTCTTGACCACAAAGAAGGATCATACCATTGTGCCAATGATCTTAGCAGATATTTATCGGGCCTTGACGGTTTGCCAAAAGGGAAAGGGTTACTTTGAAGGGTGTAACATATTATTGCAAATGTGGATAGTGGAGCATATCTTCCGACCCCGTCACGTGGCAAGATTTGTTCATGATCGGAGTGATTACATTTCAAGCTATGAAACTAGGGTAAAGGATTATAAGCAACCGGACGGTGTGGAGGCATGGATTGGAGAATTTCGTTCATTAATGTCAGATAAGATCACTTGGAACTTCCCTTGGTTCCCTTGGAGAGAAGTCATACACACATCTACACATCGCCCGTTTCTCTTATTGATGGGTATAAGGGGTGTTCAACCGTACGTACCATTACGAGTTTTACGACAATTGGGTCGGCGCCAGATAATACCTGTAGTAGAAGACATGACGAATTTTGTATTTGAGGTAAGACCAGAAATCCCCTTGCCTGAAGGATTGGTTGTGGAGATTTGGAATGGCTGTCGGGTAATGACATTCGATACAATGGTTACCGAGCGTCATTCGGGGGAAGTGCATCCGGGATACCCTATATGGCTCGAGAACCAACCAGTTGTGAAAGTTCAACCCAAGAGATCCGCAAAAGGGCCAGTAGATTATGAAGCCGAAATGGACATAAAAATCGCGATGGCGATGAAGGAGCACCATGCCGCCAATCTACTCTTACAAGCAGATTTAGAGCGTGCTAGAGCGAGCTTGGCCCAACAACAAATGGAGTATGAGGAAAAGATCAGACAAGCCCGTTTAGAAGTAGGATCAGATTATCAATCCACACTGCAAACTATACACACAGACCTGGAGCACGCTAGGGCTATAATTCAGCAGCGGGATGTAGAAATTGCCGAGGAAAGGGCCAAAACAGCCGCACTACAGGGAAAGCTTCAACTGGCCACGATTAGGGGGTCACAGATAGCGGAACGTGCTAAAATTATTAGACAAGGTTTGCAAGAGAGATTGAGCATCCTTGAAGAGGATATGCACCAACAGCAGAATGAGTTTGAACGAAAAGAAGAACAGTTTAAAAAAGAGAAGGCTGAGTGGTTACGCTCCCAAGATAAACTTCACGAAAAATTGGAGGAAGCAAAAAGGAACTTGGCTCgccaaaatataggctctgaTATGTCTCAGTTAATTCAGGAGAGGGAGATGTTACAGGAGAAATTAGAGTCAGTGACCGTGCGTGAGAAAAAGGCGAGAGAAGAGGCCGCTGCCCGTGAGTTAAGGATAAAAGAATTAGAGTACAAATGTGGGACGGTTCGAGGTAGGGTCCGAGGTATGGCCATTCGCTCTTCACAAGCAGGTTTGGAATATGAAAGATTGGGCTACGAGCAGTTTCATTCGCAAATACCTACCTTTGTCAATCATCTCACCCGTGCACTGCAAGGTTTATATAAGGATATGGGTGGCCAGCTGAATCAGAGTCATCATGAGGGGGACAAGGAATAG
- the LOC132629124 gene encoding uncharacterized protein LOC132629124 isoform X2 has protein sequence MFYPGRGKCQKRKRDGSIPLQVVHEVPWKLWTWWNEMDVLEHTKIFKHMGFLTNIMKIDPRRDVIDALLSFWDPTKNVFRFSDFELTPTLEEIAGYTGLGENLHRQKLAAPRLISVNSFLTKMNIAKRKEDEKKKGKEEFLDEGWESLDKGWVSLEFLYERYGRRDGFERLGKRLSNKGNFEIWKDHSRFTFMVAFLGIMVFPRRGQKINIRLAGIVDVLTTKKDHTIVPMILADIYRALTVCQKGKGYFEGCNILLQMWIVEHIFRPRHVARFVHDRSDYISSYETRVKDYKQPDGVEAWIGEFRSLMSDKITWNFPWFPWREVIHTSTHRPFLLLMGIRGVQPYVPLRVLRQLGRRQIIPVVEDMTNFVFEVRPEIPLPEGLVVEIWNGCRVMTFDTMVTERHSGEVHPGYPIWLENQPVVKVQPKRSAKGPVDYEAEMDIKIAMAMKEHHAANLLLQADLERARASLAQQQMEYEEKIRQARLEVGSDYQSTLQTIHTDLEHARAIIQQRDVEIAEERAKTAALQGKLQLATIRGSQIAERAKIIRQGLQERLSILEEDMHQQQNEFERKEEQFKKEKAEWLRSQDKLHEKLEEAKRNLARQNIGSDMSQLIQEREMLQEKLESVTVREKKAREEAAARELRIKELEYKCGTVRGRVRGMAIRSSQAGLEYERLGYEQFHSQIPTFVNHLTRALQGLYKDMGGQLNQSHHEGDKE, from the coding sequence ATGTTTTATCCGGGCCGTGGGAAGTGTCAAAAGAGGAAGCGAGATGGGAGTATACCACTTCAGGTTGTTCATGAGGTCCCTTGGAAACTTTGGACATGGTGGAATGAAATGGATGTGCTAGAACACACAAAGATCTTTAAGCATATGGGGTTCTTGACCAACATTATGAAAATCGACCCTAGGAGGGACGTGATTGATGCTTTGCTATCCTTTTGGGACCCTACAAAGAATGTGTTCCGATTTTCAGACTTCGAGCTGACCCCTACCTTAGAGGAAATTGCTGGCTATACCGGACTTGGTGAGAACCTACACCGCCAAAAACTTGCAGCCCCAAGACTTATTTCTGTGAACAGTTTCCTCACAAAAATGAACATCGCTAAGCGCAAAGAGGATGAGAAGAAAAAGGGCAAGGAAGAATTTCTGGATGAGGGTTGGGAATCCCTGGACAAAGGATGGGTTTCTTTAGAATTCTTGTATGAGAGGTACGGGAGAAGAGACGGGTTTGAGAGGTTGGGAAAGAGGCTCAGTAATAAAGGaaattttgaaatttggaaaGACCACAGTCGTTTTACCTTCATGGTGGCATTTTTAGGAATAATGGTCTTCCCAAGACGGGGGCAGAAAATCAACATCCGTTTAGCCGGGATAGTAGACGTCTTGACCACAAAGAAGGATCATACCATTGTGCCAATGATCTTAGCAGATATTTATCGGGCCTTGACGGTTTGCCAAAAGGGAAAGGGTTACTTTGAAGGGTGTAACATATTATTGCAAATGTGGATAGTGGAGCATATCTTCCGACCCCGTCACGTGGCAAGATTTGTTCATGATCGGAGTGATTACATTTCAAGCTATGAAACTAGGGTAAAGGATTATAAGCAACCGGACGGTGTGGAGGCATGGATTGGAGAATTTCGTTCATTAATGTCAGATAAGATCACTTGGAACTTCCCTTGGTTCCCTTGGAGAGAAGTCATACACACATCTACACATCGCCCGTTTCTCTTATTGATGGGTATAAGGGGTGTTCAACCGTACGTACCATTACGAGTTTTACGACAATTGGGTCGGCGCCAGATAATACCTGTAGTAGAAGACATGACGAATTTTGTATTTGAGGTAAGACCAGAAATCCCCTTGCCTGAAGGATTGGTTGTGGAGATTTGGAATGGCTGTCGGGTAATGACATTCGATACAATGGTTACCGAGCGTCATTCGGGGGAAGTGCATCCGGGATACCCTATATGGCTCGAGAACCAACCAGTTGTGAAAGTTCAACCCAAGAGATCCGCAAAAGGGCCAGTAGATTATGAAGCCGAAATGGACATAAAAATCGCGATGGCGATGAAGGAGCACCATGCCGCCAATCTACTCTTACAAGCAGATTTAGAGCGTGCTAGAGCGAGCTTGGCCCAACAACAAATGGAGTATGAGGAAAAGATCAGACAAGCCCGTTTAGAAGTAGGATCAGATTATCAATCCACACTGCAAACTATACACACAGACCTGGAGCACGCTAGGGCTATAATTCAGCAGCGGGATGTAGAAATTGCCGAGGAAAGGGCCAAAACAGCCGCACTACAGGGAAAGCTTCAACTGGCCACGATTAGGGGGTCACAGATAGCGGAACGTGCTAAAATTATTAGACAAGGTTTGCAAGAGAGATTGAGCATCCTTGAAGAGGATATGCACCAACAGCAGAATGAGTTTGAACGAAAAGAAGAACAGTTTAAAAAAGAGAAGGCTGAGTGGTTACGCTCCCAAGATAAACTTCACGAAAAATTGGAGGAAGCAAAAAGGAACTTGGCTCgccaaaatataggctctgaTATGTCTCAGTTAATTCAGGAGAGGGAGATGTTACAGGAGAAATTAGAGTCAGTGACCGTGCGTGAGAAAAAGGCGAGAGAAGAGGCCGCTGCCCGTGAGTTAAGGATAAAAGAATTAGAGTACAAATGTGGGACGGTTCGAGGTAGGGTCCGAGGTATGGCCATTCGCTCTTCACAAGCAGGTTTGGAATATGAAAGATTGGGCTACGAGCAGTTTCATTCGCAAATACCTACCTTTGTCAATCATCTCACCCGTGCACTGCAAGGTTTATATAAGGATATGGGTGGCCAGCTGAATCAGAGTCATCATGAGGGGGACAAGGAATAG